In Gossypium hirsutum isolate 1008001.06 chromosome D06, Gossypium_hirsutum_v2.1, whole genome shotgun sequence, one genomic interval encodes:
- the LOC107935584 gene encoding cytochrome P450 CYP82D47, translating to MDYFHSVTATSTVAIIAFPLLFLFSFLWISRRNTNLKKTAPEAGGAWPIIGHLRLLGGSQPPHISLGNLADKYGGIFTISLGVNRALVVSNWEIAKECLTINDKAFASRPKLASSEILGYNCAMIALAPYGPYWRQVRKFATIELLSNHRLELLKLVRESEVKASLQQLYQLWNKKKSSNCGKVMVEMKRWFRDVTLNVVLRIVVGKRIPNSYEGDETVKWKKSLDDLFELSGKFLISDALPYLRWLDIGGDEKSMKKVAKELDQVVEEWLREHKEKRAENEANSGEDFMGVMLSILRDAEEHDADTINKAVSLGLTLAVEDTTSITMTWALSLLLNNRDALNKVKQELDIHVGKDRLLVTESDTKSLVYLQSLIKETLRLYPAAPLAVIHEAIEDCSVYGYDISTGTWLILNLQKIQRDPQIWEDPLKFQPERFMTTHKNIDVKGHDFELIPFSSGRRMCPGVSFALKILELTLANLLHWFEIETLSNEIVDMREGPGVTSPKATPLEVQISPRLPTFVYQSRN from the exons ATGGATTATTTTCATTCAGTCACAGCAACATCAACTGTTGCAATCATTGCTTTTCCACTActgtttcttttctctttcctatgGATCTCAAGAAGAAACACAAACTTGAAGAAAACAGCACCAGAAGCTGGTGGAGCATGGCCTATTATTGGCCATCTCCGCCTCTTAGGAGGGTCACAACCACCTCATATAAGCTTGGGTAACCTGGCAGACAAATATGGAGGAATCTTCACCATCAGTTTGGGTGTAAATAGAGCTTTGGTGGTGAGCAATTGGGAGATAGCTAAAGAATGTCTCACCATAAACGATAAAGCGTTTGCCAGTCGCCCAAAGCTTGCAAGCTCGGAAATTTTGGGTTACAACTGTGCCATGATAGCCTTGGCACCGTATGGACCTTATTGGCGTCAAGTGCGCAAATTCGCCACAATTGAGCTCCTCTCAAATCACCGACTCGAATTGCTTAAACTTGTGCGGGAATCCGAGGTGAAGGCATCACTGCAACAATTATACCAGCTGTGGAACAAGAAGAAAAGTAGTAACTGTGGCAAAGTAATGGTGGAGATGAAGAGATGGTTCAGAGATGTTACTCTTAACGTGGTACTAAGGATTGTTGTAGGGAAGCGAATACCGAATTCATACGAAGGAGATGAAACCGTGAAATGGAAGAAGTCGTTGGACGACTTGTTTGAACTAAGTGGGAAGTTCTTAATATCAGATGCGTTGCCTTATCTGAGATGGTTGGACATAGGTGGAGATGAGAAGTCTATGAAGAAGGTAGCCAAAGAATTGGACCAAGTTGTGGAGGAATGGCTACGAGAGCACAAAGAAAAGAGAGCTGAAAATGAGGCAAACAGTGGGGAAGATTTCATGGGAGTGATGCTATCTATTCTTCGTGATGCAGAGGAGCACGATGCCGATACCATCAACAAAGCCGTCAGTCTC GGACTTACCTTAGCCGTGGAAGATACCACATCAATTACAATGACATGGGCTTTATCTTTATTACTCAATAATCGCGATGCATTGAACAAGGTCAAACAAGAACTAGACATTCATGTTGGTAAAGATAGACTCTTAGTTACAGAATCAGATACTAAAAGCTTAGTGTACCTCCAATCTCTCATTAAAGAAACACTACGCCTTTATCCTGCTGCTCCACTCGCTGTAATCCATGAAGCCATTGAAGATTGCTCAGTTTATGGATACGATATTTCAACTGGCACTTGGCTTATTCTTAATCTTCAAAAGATACAACGTGATCCACAAATATGGGAAGATCCTTTAAAATTTCAGCCAGAAAGATTTATGACTACCCATAAAAATATTGATGTAAAGGGACATGACTTTGAACTTATTCCATTTAGCAGTGGCAGAAGAATGTGCCCTGGAGTTTCATTTGCGCTCAAGATTCTGGAACTTACATTAGCTAATTTATTGCACTGGTTCGAGATTGAAACTCTATCAAACGAAATAGTTGATATGCGTGAAGGTCCAGGAGTGACCAGCCCTAAAGCAACTCCATTGGAAGTTCAAATATCTCCTCGTCTTCCTACTTTTGTTTACCAATCCCGCAATTAA
- the LOC107935565 gene encoding cytochrome P450 CYP82D47: protein MDYLHSLTATSTVAIIAFPLLFLFSLLWISRRNTNSKKTAPEAGGAWPIIGHLRLLGGSQPPHISLANMADKYGRIFSIKLGVHRALVVSNWEIAKECLTINDKAFASRPKLAFSEIMGYNGAMTGFAPYGPYWRQVRKIVTIELLSNHRLELLKPVRDSEIKTSLQQLYQQWNKKRSTNSDKVLVEMKGWFKEVTLNVITRMIVGKRIPNSSEGGENLKWKKYMDDFFELSGKFLISDALPFLRWLDIGGDMKYMKKTAKELDQVVEGWLREHKQKRAENKANSEEDFMGVILSILSDAEELHADTINKATCLGIVLAAEDTTSVTLTWALSLLLNNRDTLSKVQQELDVKVGKDRLVVTESDTKSLVYLQSIIKETLRLYPAGPLSLIHEAIEDCTVNGYHVSAGTWLITNLHKIHRDPLIWANPSKFQPERFMTTHKDVDVRGQNFELIPFGSGRRMCPGLSFALQNLSLILANVLHWFEFETSLDEAVDMREAPGLTCSKATPLEVYVTPRLRAFVYNSSN from the exons ATGGATTATCTCCATTCACTCACAGCAACTTCAACTGTTGCAATCATTGCTTTTccactactttttcttttctctttgctatGGATCTCAAGAAGAAACACAAACTCGAAGAAAACAGCACCAGAAGCTGGTGGAGCATGGCCTATTATTGGTCATCTCCGCCTCTTAGGAGGATCACAACCACCTCACATAAGCTTGGCTAACATGGCTGACAAATATGGAAGAATCTTCAGTATCAAGTTGGGTGTGCATAGAGCTTTGGTGGTGAGCAATTGGGAGATTGCTAAAGAATGTCTCACCATAAATGATAAAGCATTCGCCTCTCGTCCAAAGCTTGCATTCTCGGAAATTATGGGTTACAACGGTGCCATGACTGGCTTTGCGCCATATGGACCTTATTGGCGTCAAGTGCGTAAGATTGTCACTATTGAGCTCCTCTCAAATCACCGACTTGAATTGCTTAAACCTGTGAGGGATTCCGAGATAAAGACATCTCTGCAACAGTTATACCAGCAGTGGAACAAGAAGAGAAGTACTAACTCCGATAAAGTATTGGTGGAGATGAAGGGATGGTTCAAAGAAGTTACTCTGAATGTTATTACGAGGATGATTGTAGGAAAGCGAATTCCAAATTCCAGTGAAGGAGGTGAAAACTTGAAATGGAAGAAATATATGGATGACTTCTTTGAACTGAGTGGAAAGTTCCTAATATCAGATGCGTTGCCGTTTTTGAGATGGTTGGACATAGGTGGAGATATGAAGTACATGAAAAAGACAGCGAAAGAATTGGACCAAGTTGTGGAGGGATGGCTACGAGAGCACAAGCAGAAGAGAGCTGAAAATAAGGCAAATAGTGAGGAAGATTTCATGGGAGTGATACTGTCTATTCTCAGTGATGCGGAGGAACTCCATGCTGATACAATCAACAAAGCCACTTGTCTC GGTATCGTCTTGGCGGCGGAGGATACAACGTCAGTTACTCTGACATGGGCTTTGTCTCTGTTACTCAATAATCGTGACACATTAAGTAAGGTCCAACAAGAACTAGATGTTAAGGTTGGTAAGGATAGGTTGGTAGTGACGGAATCAGACACCAAAAGCTTAGTGTACCTTCAGTCCATTATTAAGGAAACGCTACGCTTATACCCTGCTGGTCCACTATCCCTGATCCATGAAGCCATTGAAGACTGCACAGTTAATGGATATCATGTTTCAGCTGGCACTTGGCTTATTACGAATCTTCATAAGATTCATCGTGATCCACTTATATGGGCAAATCCCTCTAAATTTCAACCTGAAAGATTTATGACCACACATAAAGATGTTGATGTGAGGGGACAAAATTTTGAACTGATTCCATTTGGAAGTGGTAGAAGAATGTGTCCCGGACTTTCATTTGCGCTTCAGAATTTGTCACTTATACTAGCTAATGTGTTACATTGGTTTGAGTTTGAGACCTCGTTAGATGAAGCCGTTGATATGCGTGAAGCACCTGGCCTGACGTGTTCTAAAGCAACTCCATTAGAAGTTTATGTAACTCCTCGCCTTCGTGCTTTTGTTTACAATTCCTCCAACTAA